The following proteins are co-located in the Flammeovirga kamogawensis genome:
- a CDS encoding transporter — protein MNLTTMKVKKEKIIVFLMFIAVTLTAVAQENEHIDPSKPTNIYTRLNNNFEMTDLKDGTQLTGYRFNVSYALKDFQTTIEIPMLYNHKTQKAGLGDLRIRSFYVPYVDYDKTFGGLGLALDVFAPMGNPKDGISSGLWSISPGIIAGFMVSEKYSIWPVVSYRYQFGERWVEGQQQSVTQHGATLQVMNTINLSDKVYLIITPMYIQNNFANMGQFDYGGEIEFNYMLIENKLQVGCFSRQLVNSQLESYRLMVRIFL, from the coding sequence ATGAATCTTACTACTATGAAAGTGAAGAAAGAAAAGATCATTGTGTTTTTAATGTTCATTGCTGTCACACTAACCGCTGTAGCACAGGAAAATGAGCATATTGACCCGTCAAAACCTACCAATATATATACCCGCTTAAATAACAATTTTGAAATGACGGACCTTAAAGATGGTACGCAGTTAACGGGGTATAGATTTAATGTAAGCTATGCTTTAAAAGATTTTCAGACAACAATAGAAATACCTATGCTGTATAATCATAAAACACAAAAGGCAGGGTTAGGAGATTTAAGAATACGCTCTTTTTATGTTCCTTATGTAGATTATGATAAAACATTTGGAGGGTTAGGATTAGCATTAGATGTTTTTGCTCCAATGGGTAATCCAAAAGATGGAATTAGTTCTGGATTATGGAGTATATCTCCAGGAATAATTGCGGGATTTATGGTGAGTGAAAAATATTCAATTTGGCCAGTAGTTTCTTATCGTTATCAGTTTGGAGAAAGGTGGGTAGAGGGGCAACAACAAAGCGTTACACAGCATGGAGCAACATTACAGGTAATGAATACAATCAATTTATCTGACAAGGTTTATTTGATTATTACTCCAATGTATATTCAAAATAATTTCGCTAACATGGGTCAATTTGACTATGGGGGTGAGATAGAATTTAATTATATGCTTATTGAGAATAAGTTACAAGTGGGATGTTTTTCAAGGCAGCTTGTAAACTCTCAGTTAGAATCATATAGATTGATGGTAAGAATATTCTTATAA
- a CDS encoding dienelactone hydrolase family protein — translation MRSLLTYLALLVSFSSLSVFLAMHEPQKPKEAVLCHADIDAIRSFAAFTNQEDFKKMHSMDRELSTESFKGKRISFDVANGDKGEAYYVPSAKKSSKYLFVFHEWWGLNDYVRNESDRLSKELGDVNVIALDLYDGKVGTTREQAGALMKACDPQRAASIIQGALAFVGKDAKIATIGWCFGGGWSLQAALQLKDQAVGCVMYYGMPVKDVDRLSQLNCDVLGIFGEKDKWINPEVVANFENHMQEAKKTVTVKMYAADHAFANPSSDRYNEKDAKNANTEALKYLKKKF, via the coding sequence ATGAGATCATTACTTACTTATCTAGCCCTTTTAGTATCATTTAGTTCATTGTCGGTATTTCTTGCAATGCACGAACCTCAAAAACCCAAAGAAGCTGTTTTATGTCATGCAGATATAGATGCAATACGAAGCTTTGCTGCATTTACAAATCAAGAAGATTTTAAAAAAATGCACAGTATGGACAGAGAATTAAGTACTGAATCCTTTAAAGGAAAAAGAATTTCTTTTGATGTGGCTAATGGAGATAAAGGAGAAGCGTATTATGTTCCTTCAGCTAAAAAATCATCTAAATATTTATTTGTTTTTCATGAGTGGTGGGGATTGAATGATTACGTGAGAAATGAATCTGATCGTCTATCTAAGGAGTTAGGTGATGTAAATGTAATTGCATTAGATCTTTATGATGGAAAGGTAGGAACAACAAGAGAACAAGCTGGGGCTTTAATGAAAGCATGTGATCCACAAAGAGCAGCCTCAATAATTCAAGGGGCATTAGCTTTTGTAGGTAAAGATGCAAAGATTGCTACTATTGGATGGTGTTTTGGTGGAGGATGGTCTTTACAAGCAGCACTTCAACTTAAAGATCAAGCTGTTGGTTGTGTAATGTATTACGGTATGCCTGTAAAAGATGTTGATAGATTGTCTCAGTTAAACTGCGATGTTTTAGGGATTTTTGGAGAGAAAGATAAATGGATTAACCCAGAAGTTGTAGCCAATTTTGAAAATCATATGCAAGAAGCGAAGAAGACAGTAACTGTAAAAATGTATGCTGCAGACCATGCTTTTGCAAATCCATCTTCTGATAGATATAATGAGAAAGATGCTAAAAATGCAAATACTGAGGCACTGAAATATTTAAAGAAGAAGTTTTAA
- a CDS encoding alpha/beta fold hydrolase, with protein sequence MLSYTDNTSSNPVLVLIHGFCETKNIWKDFQKAITPFFRVICIDLPGCGESNVLNKDQPLLSDFADEIYTTLLQLNINKCTMVGHSLGGYVTLAYANKYPQTLNGIGLFHSTAFADDDAKKDVRVRAAEFVRENGMKAFVAPMIANLFALKHREQFRTEINAIIEEATHESKEETAKISLAMGLREDHSPLFSSLSVPVLFIIGKEDGAVPLSKSIEQAHLPKDAHVYYMADVGHMGMFEVQTKTQQIILNFLTYTNNQTTA encoded by the coding sequence ATGCTTTCATATACAGATAATACATCCTCTAATCCTGTTTTAGTACTTATTCATGGGTTTTGTGAAACAAAAAATATCTGGAAAGATTTTCAAAAAGCTATTACTCCTTTTTTTAGAGTTATCTGTATAGACCTTCCGGGTTGTGGCGAAAGTAATGTATTAAATAAAGATCAGCCTTTACTGTCTGATTTTGCTGATGAAATTTATACTACTCTCCTTCAACTAAATATAAATAAATGTACAATGGTTGGTCACTCATTAGGAGGGTACGTCACATTAGCCTACGCCAATAAATACCCCCAAACATTAAATGGTATTGGTCTTTTTCATTCCACTGCCTTTGCAGATGATGATGCAAAGAAAGATGTTCGAGTTAGAGCCGCAGAATTTGTAAGAGAAAATGGAATGAAAGCATTTGTTGCTCCCATGATAGCAAACCTTTTTGCTTTAAAACATAGAGAGCAATTTAGAACAGAAATTAATGCTATAATCGAAGAAGCTACACATGAAAGTAAAGAAGAAACTGCAAAGATTTCTTTGGCAATGGGGCTTAGAGAAGATCATTCTCCATTATTTTCATCATTATCTGTACCTGTGTTGTTTATTATTGGAAAAGAAGATGGAGCTGTGCCTCTTTCCAAAAGTATAGAACAAGCACATTTACCTAAAGATGCTCATGTCTATTATATGGCAGATGTTGGGCATATGGGAATGTTTGAAGTGCAAACAAAAACTCAGCAAATAATTCTCAACTTCTTAACTTATACAAATAACCAAACTACTGCATAA
- the trxA gene encoding thioredoxin: MKAIQNIEEYNQLIANSNNTPVLLDFYADWCGPCQTLLPTVEKLSKEYEGKVTIQKVNIEAVPELATLHKVRSIPNLVFIKNEKVVNTHIGLASEADLRTNLDTLSN, encoded by the coding sequence ATGAAAGCAATACAAAATATAGAAGAGTACAATCAGTTAATTGCAAACAGTAACAACACTCCTGTTTTACTAGATTTCTATGCAGATTGGTGTGGACCTTGTCAGACTTTACTTCCTACTGTAGAAAAATTATCAAAGGAATACGAAGGGAAAGTAACTATTCAAAAGGTAAACATCGAAGCTGTTCCAGAATTAGCAACGCTTCATAAAGTCAGAAGTATTCCTAACCTAGTGTTCATCAAAAATGAAAAGGTAGTTAACACACATATTGGTTTGGCGTCAGAAGCTGATTTAAGAACTAATCTTGATACACTTTCTAACTAA
- a CDS encoding carboxymuconolactone decarboxylase family protein, protein MAQFTIPTRAEVSESNQAIFDNLKKNIGFVPNLYAYYAKSDTALQDYLGFQGRKTSLSNKEKEVVNLVVSEFNGCQYCLSAHTQLAKMNGFTEEQILEIRSGKATFDFKLDALAQFTLASVAEKGKLTEEQKNNFFGAGYTEENLIDTTIAIGDKVISNYIHNLTNFSIDFPLAQPLEVTENV, encoded by the coding sequence ATGGCACAATTTACAATTCCAACAAGAGCAGAAGTTTCAGAAAGCAACCAAGCTATCTTTGATAACCTTAAAAAGAACATCGGTTTTGTTCCTAATCTATATGCATACTATGCAAAAAGTGATACTGCTTTACAAGATTATTTAGGTTTTCAAGGTAGAAAAACAAGTCTTTCTAATAAAGAAAAAGAAGTTGTTAACCTTGTTGTTAGCGAATTCAACGGTTGTCAGTATTGCTTATCAGCACATACACAATTAGCTAAAATGAATGGTTTTACCGAGGAACAAATTCTTGAAATTAGAAGCGGTAAAGCAACATTTGATTTTAAATTAGATGCATTAGCTCAATTTACTTTAGCATCTGTAGCAGAGAAAGGAAAATTAACGGAAGAACAAAAAAATAATTTCTTTGGAGCAGGATACACTGAAGAAAATCTTATTGATACAACTATAGCTATTGGCGACAAAGTGATTAGTAACTATATCCATAACCTTACTAATTTTTCTATTGATTTCCCATTAGCTCAACCTTTAGAGGTAACAGAAAATGTATAA
- a CDS encoding helix-turn-helix domain-containing protein — protein sequence MKFTKETGEYLEILEITSTNISSEIESNANKLTVLWFDSDENILAVDGVEATYSTDDIIFLTEFHKVEIKAIKHAKLLRFNRPFYCISEHDGEVGCKGLLFFGSANLPFIHISAEDKKKLGPLWDVFLNELQSEDEHQLEMLQMLLKRLLILCTRIYKSQTDIINADSDKLDLVRNFNYLVETHFKTKHTVAEYADLLNKSPKTLSNVFKLFGHKKPLQFIQDRIVLEAKRQVIYTDKSISEIGYELGFDDVQTFSRYFKKIEGVSPTDYKQTKKVS from the coding sequence ATGAAATTCACGAAAGAAACGGGAGAGTATTTAGAAATTCTTGAGATTACCTCAACTAATATATCTTCTGAAATAGAAAGTAATGCCAATAAATTAACGGTATTATGGTTTGATTCTGATGAGAATATTTTAGCTGTAGATGGTGTAGAGGCTACCTATTCTACAGATGATATTATCTTCTTAACTGAATTTCATAAAGTAGAAATTAAAGCTATTAAACATGCTAAATTATTAAGGTTTAATAGACCATTTTATTGTATTTCTGAACATGATGGAGAAGTTGGCTGTAAAGGTTTGCTCTTTTTTGGTTCTGCTAACCTCCCTTTTATTCATATTAGCGCTGAAGATAAAAAGAAATTAGGACCTCTTTGGGATGTTTTTTTAAATGAGTTACAATCTGAAGATGAGCACCAATTAGAAATGTTACAGATGCTTCTTAAAAGGCTTTTGATTTTATGCACTAGGATATATAAAAGCCAAACTGATATAATTAATGCTGATAGTGATAAATTAGACTTGGTGAGAAATTTCAACTATTTAGTAGAAACACATTTTAAAACAAAACATACAGTGGCTGAGTATGCAGACCTTTTAAATAAATCACCAAAAACACTATCTAACGTCTTTAAACTCTTTGGGCATAAAAAACCATTACAGTTTATACAAGATCGTATAGTTTTAGAAGCCAAAAGGCAGGTAATTTATACAGATAAGTCTATATCCGAAATTGGGTATGAATTAGGTTTTGATGATGTACAAACTTTCAGTAGGTATTTTAAGAAAATAGAAGGAGTATCACCAACAGATTATAAGCAAACAAAAAAGGTCAGTTGA
- a CDS encoding tetratricopeptide repeat protein, which produces MKDKKHDTAKKGNTSEEHSEFEVFESAEVLQDRLEESQDFFDKNKNAILIAVGVVVAAVAGYFLYGVNLEKQNTEAQAELAPAVFYFEKDSLGKALNGDGNLTGGFLEIADEYSGTKAANLATYYAGVSYMKMGEYAKAITHLDAFSAKDELVQARAYALVGDANVELEKYPEAISSYKEAIAYKQNKEFTPSYMMKLAFTYEAAGDNAKALDTYNDLLAKYPKVQEANDAKKYAAILAAK; this is translated from the coding sequence ATGAAAGATAAGAAACACGATACAGCAAAGAAAGGTAACACTAGCGAGGAGCATAGCGAGTTTGAGGTATTTGAAAGTGCAGAAGTACTTCAAGATAGATTAGAAGAATCTCAAGACTTTTTTGATAAAAACAAAAATGCTATCCTTATAGCTGTAGGTGTTGTTGTTGCAGCAGTAGCTGGATATTTCTTATACGGAGTAAATCTAGAAAAGCAAAATACAGAAGCTCAAGCAGAATTAGCACCAGCAGTATTTTATTTTGAAAAAGATTCTTTAGGAAAAGCCTTAAATGGTGATGGTAACTTAACTGGTGGTTTCTTAGAAATTGCAGATGAGTATAGCGGAACTAAAGCAGCAAACCTTGCTACATATTATGCAGGTGTATCTTATATGAAAATGGGTGAGTATGCAAAAGCAATTACTCATTTAGATGCATTTTCTGCAAAAGACGAATTAGTACAAGCTAGAGCTTATGCTTTAGTAGGTGATGCTAACGTTGAATTAGAAAAATATCCTGAAGCGATTTCATCTTACAAAGAAGCAATTGCTTACAAGCAAAATAAAGAATTCACTCCATCTTACATGATGAAGTTGGCATTTACTTATGAAGCTGCTGGAGATAATGCAAAAGCATTAGATACTTACAATGATTTATTAGCGAAGTATCCAAAAGTTCAAGAAGCGAACGACGCAAAGAAATATGCTGCTATTCTAGCTGCTAAATAA
- the pdhA gene encoding pyruvate dehydrogenase (acetyl-transferring) E1 component subunit alpha has product MSQEKVLKEERAFSKEQYWEWYENMLLVRRFEEKTAQLYGQQKIRGFCHLYIGQEACAAGQVSALTKDDHYITAYRDHAHPIMLGTDPGAVMAEMYGKATGTTKGKGGSMHIFDKTVNFAGGHGIVGAQIPMGAGIAFGEKYKGTKNLCVTMFGDGAIRQGAMHEAFNMAMAWKLPVIFIVENNGYAMGTSVARTSNVTHLYELGAAYDIPSRPVDGMDVEEVHIAMEEAAAHIRAGKGPYFLEFRTYRYKGHSMSDPAKYRTKEEVAEYKAQDPIEKVKQTLLSKGYATEEELKEFDKSLKQRVLDAVKFAEESPYPDKSEAYTDVYVEPDYPFVNS; this is encoded by the coding sequence ATGTCTCAAGAAAAAGTACTGAAAGAAGAACGCGCTTTCTCGAAAGAGCAATACTGGGAATGGTATGAGAACATGCTATTAGTCAGACGCTTCGAAGAGAAGACTGCACAATTATATGGTCAGCAAAAAATTAGAGGTTTCTGTCACTTATATATTGGTCAGGAAGCTTGTGCTGCTGGTCAGGTTTCTGCATTAACAAAAGACGATCATTATATCACAGCATATCGTGATCATGCTCACCCAATCATGTTAGGTACAGATCCAGGTGCAGTTATGGCAGAAATGTACGGAAAAGCAACTGGTACTACTAAAGGTAAAGGTGGTTCTATGCACATTTTCGATAAAACAGTCAACTTTGCAGGTGGACATGGTATCGTTGGTGCTCAGATTCCTATGGGAGCTGGTATCGCTTTTGGAGAAAAATACAAAGGAACTAAAAATCTTTGTGTAACAATGTTTGGTGATGGTGCAATCCGTCAGGGTGCAATGCACGAAGCATTTAACATGGCAATGGCTTGGAAGTTACCAGTAATCTTTATTGTAGAAAATAATGGTTATGCAATGGGTACTTCAGTAGCTCGTACTTCTAATGTAACTCACTTATATGAATTAGGTGCAGCTTATGATATTCCTTCTCGTCCAGTAGACGGAATGGATGTAGAAGAAGTACATATTGCAATGGAAGAGGCTGCAGCTCATATACGTGCTGGTAAAGGTCCTTACTTCTTAGAATTTAGAACATATCGTTACAAAGGTCACTCTATGTCTGACCCTGCTAAATACCGTACAAAAGAGGAAGTAGCAGAATACAAGGCACAAGACCCTATCGAGAAAGTGAAACAAACACTTTTAAGTAAAGGATATGCTACGGAAGAGGAATTAAAAGAATTTGACAAGTCATTAAAACAAAGAGTTTTAGATGCAGTTAAATTTGCAGAAGAATCTCCTTATCCAGATAAGTCTGAAGCATACACAGATGTTTATGTAGAACCTGATTATCCTTTTGTGAATTCTTAA
- a CDS encoding 2'-5' RNA ligase family protein yields the protein MKYIALDLVLLPSLKVQKEIVNLNQTLVDSTLKLNETTTVPHLSIAMCRVAVDDYPFVLSRIKDYLEAMSLFELELLKIESVYQHNKSTIGWSFELTNPLKGLHYSLIKLIEKYHFDGASEKDNSDFYFVNDAMPYSGITYLNSFFSTYAKNNFNPHITIGQGDAKVCAKQLGEKIEFTDIALYHMGTGCTCEKLLWKKSLTEI from the coding sequence ATGAAATATATAGCCTTAGATTTAGTTTTATTGCCTTCTTTAAAAGTGCAAAAAGAGATTGTTAATTTAAATCAAACATTAGTAGACAGTACGTTGAAATTAAATGAAACTACAACTGTACCTCACCTTTCAATAGCTATGTGTCGTGTTGCAGTAGATGATTATCCATTCGTATTATCAAGGATAAAAGATTACTTAGAAGCAATGTCATTATTCGAACTAGAATTATTAAAAATTGAGAGCGTTTATCAGCATAATAAAAGTACAATAGGCTGGAGTTTCGAATTGACTAATCCATTAAAAGGCTTACATTATTCTTTAATAAAATTGATAGAAAAATATCATTTTGATGGGGCCTCCGAAAAAGATAATTCAGATTTTTATTTCGTAAATGATGCAATGCCATATTCAGGTATCACCTATTTAAACTCTTTCTTTTCTACATACGCCAAAAACAATTTTAATCCTCATATAACAATTGGGCAAGGTGACGCAAAAGTATGTGCTAAACAGTTGGGGGAAAAGATAGAATTTACTGATATCGCATTATACCATATGGGTACAGGTTGTACTTGTGAAAAGTTATTATGGAAAAAATCTTTGACAGAAATTTGA
- a CDS encoding GlmU family protein codes for MNIILFDNPTLRVQLLPFTFIRPVADIRVGIFKIYEKWERALKCEVSFLTEDYLQGKFPVKHGSEQYYINGSLCPNPSILKRIEELKEGQGLVCGKEVLVLHTSTNYSKMTDDPEEFEKIEVPLEEVSLIQHPWDIFTHNREQIILDFEEVTKGRISHHIEDPHTVVYGRANIFVEEGVEVRAAILNAQKGPIYIGKNAVIEEGVIIQGTCAIGEGTRINMGAKIREDCSFGPHCKVGGEINNSVIFGYSNKAHDGFLGNSVVGEWCNLGADTNTSNLKNNYGPVRIWSYEKSEYVSTQQQFCGMMMADYCKAGINTMFNTGTVVGVSAHIFGGGFPPKHIPSFAWGAIDSKDVAQLDKMVEIAERVFARRKADFTVHDRQILQKVFELSKFDRE; via the coding sequence ATGAACATTATATTATTTGACAATCCTACTCTTAGGGTACAACTATTACCATTTACATTTATACGTCCTGTTGCAGATATACGTGTAGGAATATTTAAAATTTATGAAAAATGGGAACGTGCATTAAAGTGTGAAGTTTCTTTTTTAACAGAAGATTATCTACAAGGAAAATTTCCTGTAAAACATGGTAGTGAGCAATATTATATTAATGGTTCACTCTGTCCAAACCCTTCTATTTTAAAAAGAATTGAAGAGTTAAAGGAAGGACAAGGATTAGTTTGTGGAAAAGAAGTATTGGTTTTACATACGAGTACTAATTATTCTAAGATGACTGATGACCCAGAAGAATTTGAAAAAATTGAAGTTCCTTTAGAAGAGGTTAGTTTAATTCAGCATCCTTGGGATATTTTTACACATAACAGAGAACAAATTATTCTTGATTTTGAAGAAGTAACTAAAGGACGAATTAGTCATCATATTGAAGATCCTCATACGGTTGTTTATGGTAGAGCAAATATTTTTGTAGAAGAGGGAGTAGAAGTACGAGCAGCCATTCTTAATGCCCAAAAAGGGCCGATTTATATAGGTAAAAATGCTGTAATCGAAGAAGGTGTAATTATCCAAGGTACTTGTGCAATAGGAGAGGGAACTCGAATTAACATGGGTGCAAAAATTAGAGAAGATTGTTCTTTCGGACCTCATTGTAAAGTAGGAGGAGAAATCAATAATTCTGTAATATTTGGCTATTCTAATAAAGCTCATGATGGATTTTTAGGAAACTCTGTAGTTGGAGAGTGGTGTAACTTAGGTGCAGATACTAATACATCAAACTTAAAAAACAATTACGGACCAGTAAGAATCTGGAGTTATGAAAAAAGTGAATATGTAAGTACACAACAACAATTTTGCGGAATGATGATGGCCGATTATTGTAAAGCGGGTATTAATACAATGTTTAATACTGGTACAGTAGTTGGTGTAAGTGCTCATATTTTTGGAGGAGGTTTCCCTCCAAAGCATATTCCATCTTTTGCTTGGGGTGCTATTGATTCTAAAGATGTAGCCCAACTAGATAAAATGGTTGAAATTGCTGAACGTGTTTTTGCACGAAGAAAAGCAGATTTCACAGTACATGATCGTCAGATTTTACAAAAAGTATTCGAGCTTAGTAAGTTCGATAGAGAATAA